One Candidatus Planktophila limnetica DNA segment encodes these proteins:
- the dprA gene encoding DNA-processing protein DprA, whose product MNEEINSRIRLFDAIEGGSPFWSREIAEFGAFQVLNSLCDGIYDGEKFNRIITRLLSKGADELLHQVHTAQAIFITPEDALWPDPLNSLSNPPIGLVVKGDATCLSKPQLGIVGTRNPTNYGLRNAAEFASGFVDRGWVITSGGAYGIDSAAHRGALFAEGETIAVIATGIDVNYPVGNQRLFHEISESGALVSEVMPGVTAIPSRFLTRNRLIAALSNATLVVEAAFRSGSLRTARDAAELLRPVMAIPGPINSPTSEGCHRLIGERAAEIVTSVNDAVEFLSI is encoded by the coding sequence ATGAATGAAGAAATTAACTCACGTATACGTTTATTTGATGCAATAGAAGGCGGCTCTCCATTTTGGAGCAGAGAAATTGCAGAGTTCGGCGCCTTTCAAGTTCTTAACTCACTCTGTGATGGTATTTATGATGGTGAGAAATTTAACCGAATAATTACTCGCTTGCTTTCTAAGGGTGCTGATGAATTACTTCACCAGGTCCACACCGCGCAAGCAATATTTATCACTCCAGAGGATGCGCTCTGGCCAGATCCTCTTAATTCACTTTCAAATCCGCCGATTGGATTAGTGGTCAAGGGCGATGCCACCTGCTTATCAAAACCACAATTAGGAATAGTAGGAACTCGTAATCCAACTAATTACGGATTAAGAAATGCAGCAGAGTTTGCATCAGGATTTGTTGACCGAGGATGGGTTATTACAAGCGGTGGTGCTTACGGAATAGATTCAGCCGCTCACAGGGGAGCCTTATTTGCTGAAGGTGAAACCATTGCCGTTATAGCCACTGGAATCGATGTGAATTATCCTGTTGGAAATCAAAGACTCTTTCATGAAATATCTGAATCGGGTGCGCTAGTCAGTGAAGTGATGCCGGGAGTCACTGCAATCCCATCTCGTTTTCTTACGCGCAATAGATTAATTGCAGCACTTTCCAATGCAACATTGGTTGTGGAAGCAGCCTTTAGAAGTGGATCACTTCGAACTGCCAGAGATGCTGCCGAGTTATTAAGACCTGTGATGGCGATACCGGGTCCTATTAATTCGCCAACGAGTGAAGGATGTCATCGACTCATTGGTGAGAGAGCTGCAGAAATCGTGACTTCAGTTAATGATGCCGT
- a CDS encoding ribonuclease HII, with protein sequence MAAIESQLIDAGITPLAGVDEAGRGACAGPLVIASVVLHDPFSQDLAAVRDSKDVSEKEREVLYELLIQKAAAISTIIVPAAEVDSRGVHAANLDGMRRAVQGLSITPAYVLTDGYAIDGLGIANLAVWKGDQVAHCISAASIIAKVTRDRIMRELDTSFPEYGFAKHKGYITVSHTKALNAHGPCKEHRRSFSNIAALINKKG encoded by the coding sequence ATGGCTGCAATCGAGTCACAGTTAATCGATGCAGGAATTACACCTCTTGCTGGCGTCGATGAAGCAGGACGTGGTGCATGCGCAGGCCCACTAGTTATCGCATCGGTTGTTTTGCATGATCCTTTTTCCCAAGATTTGGCCGCCGTGCGCGATTCAAAAGATGTCAGTGAGAAAGAGCGAGAAGTTTTATACGAGTTACTGATTCAAAAAGCTGCAGCTATATCAACAATTATTGTGCCGGCGGCTGAAGTAGATTCCAGAGGAGTACACGCGGCAAATTTAGATGGAATGCGCAGAGCGGTGCAGGGTTTATCAATCACTCCGGCTTATGTGTTAACCGATGGATATGCAATTGATGGACTTGGGATTGCAAATTTGGCTGTGTGGAAAGGCGATCAAGTAGCCCATTGCATCAGTGCAGCCTCGATTATCGCCAAGGTAACTCGTGATCGAATTATGCGTGAGTTAGATACTTCTTTTCCAGAATATGGTTTTGCAAAGCACAAGGGCTATATCACCGTATCTCACACCAAAGCCCTGAACGCTCATGGTCCGTGCAAAGAACATAGACGTTCATTTTCAAACATTGCAGCCCTTATCAACAAGAAGGGTTAA
- the lepB gene encoding signal peptidase I, with product MFRKGSLLRELPILVVVALVVSLFIKSFLVQFFYIPSGSMENTLQINDRVAVNKLPFVSGKINRGDVVVFRDPASWLPAADSSSESTIKTKIKDGLVLVGVLPNPAKQYLVKRVIGIAGDRIVCCTDKKLTINGTAVDEPYIFKGNNPSDITFDITVDPGKIWVMGDHRGASADSRYHQDDINKGQVPLTRVTGRVFGVIWPFGNAKIVPSIPVLK from the coding sequence ATGTTTCGTAAGGGATCCCTCCTTCGGGAGCTCCCAATACTTGTTGTTGTTGCTCTCGTAGTCTCCTTATTTATTAAATCTTTCCTTGTTCAATTTTTCTATATTCCATCTGGTTCGATGGAGAACACACTTCAAATCAATGATCGGGTAGCTGTAAATAAGCTTCCATTTGTCTCAGGCAAAATCAATCGCGGGGATGTAGTCGTATTTCGCGATCCTGCTTCATGGCTGCCAGCGGCTGACTCATCTTCTGAGTCAACGATTAAGACCAAGATTAAAGATGGCTTAGTTCTAGTGGGAGTACTGCCAAATCCAGCAAAGCAGTATTTAGTTAAGCGTGTGATCGGCATCGCTGGAGACCGCATCGTGTGCTGCACAGATAAGAAGTTAACAATTAATGGCACAGCAGTTGATGAGCCTTATATTTTCAAAGGTAACAATCCCAGCGATATTACATTTGATATCACTGTTGATCCTGGAAAAATATGGGTGATGGGTGATCACCGAGGAGCAAGTGCGGACTCTCGTTATCACCAAGATGACATCAACAAGGGACAAGTTCCGCTGACTCGTGTGACTGGTCGAGTATTTGGTGTGATCTGGCCATTTGGCAATGCCAAAATTGTTCCATCTATTCCTGTTCTGAAGTAG
- the rplS gene encoding 50S ribosomal protein L19, whose product MNVLDAVDAASLRKDIPQFRAGDELKIHVRVIEGSKSRIQVFQGIVMRRQGDGVRETFTIRKVSYGVGVERTFPVHTPVIEKIELVKKGDVRRAKLYYLRDLRGKAAKIREKRDGIEGYGDGILSTPEPIVPVAVAAAVVAEPVVEEVVEAVVETPVAEVAAEAPAAEVAAEETPTEQA is encoded by the coding sequence ATGAACGTACTTGACGCCGTAGATGCAGCATCGCTGCGCAAAGACATCCCACAATTTCGTGCTGGTGATGAGCTCAAGATTCACGTACGCGTTATCGAAGGTAGCAAGAGCCGTATCCAGGTCTTCCAAGGAATCGTTATGCGCCGCCAAGGTGATGGCGTTCGTGAAACATTTACAATCCGCAAAGTTTCTTACGGTGTTGGAGTAGAACGTACTTTCCCAGTGCACACTCCAGTTATCGAAAAGATCGAACTTGTTAAGAAAGGCGATGTACGTCGCGCCAAGTTGTATTACCTACGTGACCTTCGCGGTAAGGCTGCAAAGATTCGCGAAAAGCGCGATGGCATTGAAGGCTACGGCGACGGAATCCTTTCAACACCAGAACCAATTGTTCCTGTAGCAGTTGCTGCAGCCGTTGTTGCAGAACCAGTTGTGGAAGAAGTTGTTGAAGCAGTTGTAGAAACTCCAGTTGCAGAAGTTGCTGCCGAAGCACCTGCAGCAGAAGTTGCTGCTGAAGAAACACCAACCGAACAAGCATAA